A region from the Flavobacteriales bacterium genome encodes:
- a CDS encoding bifunctional molybdenum cofactor biosynthesis protein MoaC/MoaB has product MIDITHKPTTLRVATAEATVQVSAAATIAAVKEKRVPKGDVLEAARVAALFGVKKTHELIPDCHPLPVEHAVVSFDVRDLSIVVTVKVKTIYRTGVEVEAMHGASVAALTIYDMLKPIDKGISIERIRLVEKKGGKSDWKDAFDKAPSAAVLVISDGVASGQKEDKAGATITERLKKLGVEVTAQGVVADEPDAIAAQVRAWATQGLDLIVTTGGTGLSPRDRTPEALAPILDREVPGIMEAARAHGQERMPWAMMSRGVAGMIGRTLVITLPGSTRGAQETMDALFPFVLHVVKVQEHAFRHGH; this is encoded by the coding sequence ATGATCGACATCACACACAAACCCACCACGCTCCGCGTAGCCACGGCCGAAGCCACCGTGCAAGTAAGCGCCGCCGCGACCATCGCCGCCGTGAAGGAGAAGCGCGTGCCAAAAGGTGATGTGCTGGAGGCCGCGCGGGTTGCCGCGTTGTTCGGCGTGAAGAAGACGCATGAGCTCATCCCGGACTGCCACCCATTGCCCGTTGAGCACGCCGTGGTGTCGTTCGATGTACGCGACTTGTCCATCGTCGTCACGGTGAAGGTGAAGACCATCTACCGCACCGGCGTGGAGGTGGAAGCCATGCACGGCGCGAGCGTGGCCGCGCTCACCATCTACGACATGCTGAAGCCCATCGACAAGGGCATCAGCATAGAGCGCATCCGGCTCGTTGAGAAGAAGGGCGGCAAGAGCGATTGGAAGGATGCCTTCGACAAAGCGCCGAGCGCCGCCGTGCTGGTCATCAGCGACGGAGTGGCCAGCGGGCAGAAGGAAGACAAGGCCGGAGCAACGATCACAGAACGCCTGAAGAAGCTCGGTGTGGAGGTCACGGCGCAAGGAGTTGTGGCGGACGAACCGGATGCCATAGCTGCGCAGGTGCGAGCTTGGGCAACGCAAGGCCTCGACCTGATAGTCACCACCGGCGGCACAGGACTCTCGCCGCGCGACCGCACACCCGAAGCCCTTGCCCCCATCCTCGACCGCGAGGTGCCCGGCATCATGGAAGCAGCGCGCGCCCATGGACAGGAACGCATGCCTTGGGCCATGATGAGCCGTGGTGTGGCGGGCATGATCGGTCGAACGCTGGTGATCACGCTGCCCGGCTCAACACGCGGCGCGCAAGAGACTATGGATGCGCTGTTCCCATTCGTGCTGCACGTGGTAAAGGTGCAGGAGCATGCGTTCAGGCATGGGCACTAG
- the moaA gene encoding GTP 3',8-cyclase MoaA, producing the protein MKTDLNDKHGRTHRSLRISIVDKCDLRCTYCMPEDQHFLQREELMTREEIATIARLFVERYGITKIRLTGGEPLVRPDAVDIVCDMSQLGVSLGLTTNAMSLDKHLDGLIDAGLKSINISLDTFDADRFKRITRRDGFDKVHANILQALERGLRVKVNMVVMRGMNDDEILRFVEFTRSYSVHVRFIEFMPFAGNHWGRERVYTYAEMLGHIGSVHSFAKLSDDKHSTAKAYRVADWPGTFAVISTVTEPFCGDCDRLRLTAEGKMRNCLFAREETDLLSALRRGEDIGSLVEGNVLAKHVMLGGLPPFKPEKQEEVLHDLSERPMVSIGG; encoded by the coding sequence GTGAAGACGGATCTCAACGACAAGCACGGCCGCACGCACCGCAGCCTGCGCATCAGCATCGTGGACAAGTGCGACCTGCGCTGCACCTACTGCATGCCGGAGGACCAGCACTTCCTGCAGCGCGAGGAACTGATGACGCGTGAAGAGATCGCGACCATCGCCAGGCTCTTCGTCGAGCGATATGGCATCACCAAGATCCGCCTCACAGGAGGCGAGCCCTTGGTGCGGCCCGATGCCGTGGACATCGTGTGCGACATGTCGCAGCTTGGCGTTTCGTTGGGGCTCACCACCAATGCCATGTCGCTGGACAAGCACCTCGACGGCTTGATCGACGCGGGGCTCAAGAGCATCAACATCAGCCTCGACACGTTCGATGCCGATCGGTTCAAGCGCATCACCCGCCGCGACGGGTTCGACAAGGTGCACGCGAACATTCTACAGGCGCTGGAGCGTGGCCTTCGCGTGAAGGTGAACATGGTCGTGATGCGCGGCATGAACGATGACGAGATCCTGCGCTTCGTGGAATTCACGCGTTCCTACTCGGTGCATGTGCGTTTCATCGAGTTCATGCCCTTCGCCGGCAATCACTGGGGACGGGAGCGCGTCTACACCTACGCCGAGATGCTCGGCCACATCGGCAGCGTGCATTCGTTCGCAAAACTGAGCGACGACAAGCACAGCACCGCCAAGGCCTACCGCGTGGCCGATTGGCCCGGCACCTTCGCTGTCATCAGCACGGTGACGGAACCGTTCTGTGGCGACTGCGATCGCTTGCGGCTAACGGCGGAGGGAAAGATGCGCAACTGCCTCTTTGCCCGCGAGGAGACCGACTTGCTGTCCGCGCTGAGAAGGGGAGAGGACATCGGGTCGCTGGTCGAAGGGAACGTGCTGGCGAAACACGTCATGCTCGGTGGATTACCACCGTTCAAACCGGAAAAGCAGGAAGAGGTGCTGCACGACCTCAGCGAAAGGCCGATGGTGAGCATTGGGGGGTGA
- a CDS encoding sulfite exporter TauE/SafE family protein translates to MDAWWFIALVALVAFLYSMVGHGGASGYLALMAIAGVSITAARPAALVLNCCVSTIAYVHFARAGHFSWKVFWPFALLSVPMAWLGSRVELDPILYKRLLAICLLVAVARMLGLFGKKQVDQRAVPIVVAVLIGAALGLVSGLIGIGGGILLSPILLLAGWADTKTTAGVSALFILVNSLSGLAGLSGSGLPNIEWSWLLAALAGGALGSWIGAEKLSAVRLRQALGLVLLFASIKLVLP, encoded by the coding sequence ATGGACGCGTGGTGGTTCATAGCGCTCGTGGCGCTGGTCGCTTTCCTCTACTCCATGGTCGGTCATGGCGGTGCCAGCGGATACCTGGCGTTGATGGCCATCGCTGGCGTGTCGATAACCGCTGCACGGCCAGCGGCTCTTGTGCTCAACTGCTGCGTCAGTACGATCGCCTACGTGCACTTCGCCCGCGCGGGGCACTTCTCTTGGAAGGTGTTCTGGCCCTTCGCGCTTCTGAGCGTTCCCATGGCCTGGCTCGGCTCACGGGTTGAACTCGACCCGATCCTCTACAAACGTTTGCTCGCCATTTGCCTGTTGGTCGCAGTGGCGCGTATGCTGGGGCTTTTCGGGAAGAAGCAGGTCGATCAACGGGCAGTACCGATCGTTGTTGCGGTGCTGATCGGTGCGGCGCTAGGACTGGTCTCGGGGTTGATAGGCATCGGTGGCGGCATCCTGCTCAGTCCCATTCTGTTGTTGGCGGGATGGGCCGATACCAAGACGACCGCGGGTGTTTCTGCGCTCTTCATTCTGGTGAACAGTTTGAGCGGGCTAGCTGGGCTATCCGGGTCGGGGCTGCCCAACATTGAATGGAGCTGGTTGTTGGCTGCACTGGCCGGTGGAGCATTGGGCAGTTGGATCGGTGCGGAGAAACTCTCGGCGGTGCGGCTGCGTCAGGCTTTAGGATTGGTCCTGCTGTTCGCATCCATCAAGCTCGTCCTGCCATGA
- a CDS encoding MoaD/ThiS family protein translates to MKVLLFGMIAEKAGAEALECSAPDSATLKNVLEERIDGLSAMSYAIAIDRVIVHDNRELAGNEEVAVLPPFAGG, encoded by the coding sequence ATGAAAGTGCTGCTGTTCGGGATGATCGCCGAGAAGGCCGGGGCCGAAGCCTTGGAATGTTCAGCGCCCGATAGTGCCACATTGAAGAACGTGCTGGAGGAACGTATCGATGGCTTGTCCGCCATGAGCTATGCCATTGCCATCGACCGGGTGATCGTGCATGACAACCGGGAACTGGCCGGGAACGAGGAAGTTGCGGTGCTACCACCGTTCGCAGGAGGATGA
- a CDS encoding molybdenum cofactor biosynthesis protein MoaE, with product MSDPKPHRKRDIFVDGAIAPAFVAESIAKHATRTDIGAHEIFLGQVRADVIPGLTRDRVSAIEYTAYRDMANDQMTSIREEAFAKWPTMTCLHVHHSLGTINAGDLCFMVFASAPHRQQAREAVAFVTDEVKKRLPIFGKEIFEGGGHVWKRNQG from the coding sequence ATGAGCGATCCGAAACCCCATCGCAAGCGCGACATCTTCGTTGACGGTGCCATTGCTCCGGCATTCGTGGCGGAGAGCATCGCCAAGCATGCGACCCGCACGGACATTGGTGCGCACGAGATCTTCCTCGGCCAGGTGCGCGCGGATGTCATTCCGGGCTTGACCCGGGATCGCGTTAGTGCCATCGAGTACACCGCTTATCGCGACATGGCCAACGACCAGATGACCAGCATCCGGGAAGAGGCCTTCGCGAAGTGGCCGACCATGACCTGTCTGCACGTTCATCACAGTTTAGGGACGATCAACGCGGGGGACCTCTGCTTCATGGTCTTCGCGAGCGCGCCGCACAGGCAACAAGCCCGCGAAGCGGTGGCCTTCGTTACCGATGAAGTGAAGAAGCGGTTGCCGATCTTCGGCAAGGAGATCTTTGAGGGTGGCGGGCATGTATGGAAACGGAACCAAGGGTGA
- a CDS encoding GrpB family protein, translated as MMDTVPHERISELTREHIAVVAYDAQWPARYAAIKERLLRELPSGFASRIVHIGSTAVPGLSAKPIIDVQVEVAQPEHTRSTVVPLMRDLGYEFIWRPTMGERASHYAWFIGRNARGERTEHIHMVEPDEASEDRILFRDFLRTHPAEASRYEVLKQQLLHAHPADRAAYTQGKTDYVRSVVQQARTQHA; from the coding sequence ATGATGGACACTGTACCGCACGAACGCATCAGCGAACTGACGCGCGAGCACATCGCCGTGGTGGCGTACGACGCGCAATGGCCAGCGCGGTACGCTGCCATCAAGGAGCGGCTGCTGCGTGAACTGCCGTCGGGCTTCGCGTCGCGCATCGTGCACATCGGTAGCACCGCGGTGCCGGGCCTCAGCGCCAAGCCCATCATCGATGTGCAGGTGGAAGTGGCGCAGCCCGAGCACACGCGCAGCACTGTGGTGCCGCTGATGCGCGACCTCGGCTACGAGTTCATCTGGCGCCCCACCATGGGCGAACGCGCATCGCACTACGCGTGGTTCATAGGCCGCAATGCGCGCGGCGAACGCACCGAGCACATCCACATGGTGGAACCCGATGAAGCCAGCGAGGACCGCATCCTCTTCCGCGACTTCCTGCGCACGCACCCCGCCGAGGCCTCGCGCTACGAAGTGCTGAAGCAACAATTGCTGCACGCACACCCGGCCGACCGCGCGGCCTACACGCAAGGCAAAACGGATTACGTCCGATCTGTTGTCCAACAAGCCCGAACACAACACGCATGA
- a CDS encoding molybdenum cofactor guanylyltransferase has product MMDRQWTGVVLAGGQSSRMGRDKALLELDGTTMLDHAIERLRPHCREILVIGDPDKYAPEHATVVPDDRPGLGPLGGLVTALRHARYVRTLVIACDLPHLNDRLLYLLKAELIGDRDAVVPNHSGMLEPLAAAYHRHAIEAFTAQLDKGELKMSKALDAVRTAYTDVEPGEQGWPPDLFRNINAPSDL; this is encoded by the coding sequence ATGATGGACCGCCAGTGGACCGGTGTTGTGCTGGCCGGCGGTCAGAGCAGCCGCATGGGCCGGGACAAGGCTTTGCTGGAGTTGGATGGTACCACCATGCTCGATCATGCCATAGAACGCCTGCGCCCGCACTGCCGCGAGATCCTGGTGATCGGCGATCCGGACAAGTACGCACCGGAGCACGCCACCGTGGTCCCGGACGACCGGCCCGGCCTGGGTCCTTTGGGCGGACTTGTCACGGCGCTCCGGCATGCGCGTTATGTGCGCACGCTGGTGATCGCGTGCGACCTTCCCCATCTCAACGACCGCCTGCTCTACCTGCTGAAGGCGGAACTGATCGGTGACCGCGATGCCGTGGTGCCCAACCACAGCGGCATGCTGGAACCGTTGGCCGCAGCGTACCACCGTCATGCCATCGAAGCCTTCACCGCGCAACTGGACAAGGGCGAACTGAAAATGAGCAAGGCCTTGGATGCCGTTCGCACCGCCTATACCGACGTGGAACCCGGTGAACAGGGTTGGCCCCCCGACCTCTTCCGGAACATCAACGCGCCGAGCGATCTTTGA
- a CDS encoding T9SS type A sorting domain-containing protein: protein MRPLLPFALLLTATAAQAQLQVSCSGQDVFCNNPAGEVHTTVTGGVMPYVYDWNTGDTSGSIFNLLPGTYTVIVTDANQDQATCTYTVVDLGPMPDLTTWVGYGGLSPCENTCNGGFRVHYPPGLVWPVMLNTNPPMTTVDAPFLGFNAYSHAEGACAGATVIFTLTDAYGCNGSGIATIQAEHEMNIDVLQTVGTCTGNNSGSATVRTIVPVNLYEPGSGDVSVWDQFGNNAPIAGASVDGDTVWYTFTDMAPGTWTATVAGWPSDDGPGCTESITFTIPDLGFNCGQVSGRLHLDEDADCVQDVDEVRMANQVMRFVPGPYYAITDANGDYSAYLPYGSYTLEQLNPDAVQRCPVAAPIPFDVVNGLPDPVIDIADSLSTVFDLEAHTANTIARPGFNFNYHLWARNVSGYPGDPVTLDFTWDPVFTFVSSSVAPTTQGASSAQWQLPAVQPFGSVGVTVTLAVPPDPLLIGTVHSATLVATSTMPEGNTANNTNTEDLMVMGSYDPNDKQARTSSRLSDDTYFIDLDEHIDYTIRFQNTGNDTAFTVVVTDTISELHDMATLEVLGASHAYVPSIVGGNVLKFTFNNILLVDSTTNEPLSHGFVRFRLKPTATTQSTALLTIANNADIFFDFNPPVRTNTTELLTDFSVGMAEADASTLLVYPVPVRDALNVRLANATVQRLQVLGTDGRVLHQRSGTSTLDVSQLAAGTYVLRVFATDGSEHRARFVKQ from the coding sequence ATGCGCCCACTCTTACCCTTCGCACTTCTTCTTACCGCCACCGCCGCACAAGCCCAGTTGCAGGTCTCGTGCAGCGGCCAGGACGTCTTCTGCAACAACCCGGCAGGTGAAGTCCATACCACGGTAACGGGCGGCGTTATGCCCTATGTCTATGACTGGAACACGGGCGACACATCGGGGTCCATCTTCAACCTTCTACCTGGTACCTACACGGTGATCGTTACTGACGCCAACCAGGACCAGGCCACCTGCACCTACACGGTAGTGGACCTTGGTCCCATGCCCGACCTTACCACGTGGGTGGGCTACGGTGGCCTGAGCCCCTGCGAAAACACCTGCAACGGAGGCTTCCGCGTGCACTACCCGCCCGGGCTGGTGTGGCCCGTAATGCTCAATACCAATCCGCCGATGACCACCGTGGACGCGCCGTTCCTGGGGTTCAACGCGTATTCCCATGCCGAAGGTGCCTGTGCTGGTGCCACCGTCATCTTCACGCTGACGGACGCTTACGGATGCAACGGCAGCGGTATTGCTACCATTCAGGCCGAGCACGAGATGAACATCGATGTGCTGCAGACCGTAGGCACCTGTACTGGCAATAACAGTGGCAGCGCCACGGTGCGCACCATCGTTCCGGTCAACCTGTACGAGCCTGGCTCGGGCGATGTATCAGTGTGGGACCAGTTCGGCAACAACGCACCGATCGCGGGCGCGTCCGTCGATGGCGATACCGTTTGGTACACCTTCACCGATATGGCGCCGGGCACCTGGACGGCCACCGTTGCGGGCTGGCCCAGCGACGACGGTCCCGGCTGCACCGAGAGCATCACCTTCACCATCCCCGACCTCGGTTTCAACTGCGGCCAGGTGAGCGGTCGTTTGCACCTGGACGAGGATGCCGATTGCGTGCAGGACGTGGATGAAGTGCGCATGGCCAACCAGGTGATGCGCTTTGTGCCGGGCCCCTACTACGCCATCACCGATGCCAACGGTGATTACAGCGCCTACCTGCCCTACGGAAGCTACACGCTGGAACAGCTGAACCCCGATGCCGTGCAACGGTGTCCGGTGGCCGCGCCCATCCCCTTCGATGTGGTGAACGGCTTGCCCGACCCTGTCATCGACATCGCCGATTCGCTCAGCACGGTCTTCGACCTGGAAGCGCACACCGCGAACACCATCGCACGACCGGGCTTCAACTTCAACTACCACCTGTGGGCGCGCAACGTGAGCGGCTACCCCGGCGATCCCGTAACGCTCGACTTCACCTGGGATCCGGTGTTCACCTTCGTGAGCAGCAGCGTGGCGCCCACCACACAGGGCGCCAGCAGTGCCCAATGGCAGTTGCCCGCCGTGCAGCCGTTCGGCAGTGTGGGCGTTACCGTGACGCTGGCCGTGCCGCCCGACCCCCTCCTCATCGGCACCGTGCACAGCGCCACGCTGGTGGCCACCAGCACCATGCCCGAGGGCAACACCGCCAACAACACCAACACCGAAGACCTGATGGTGATGGGCAGCTACGACCCCAACGACAAGCAGGCCCGCACCAGCTCGCGCCTGTCGGACGACACGTACTTCATCGACCTCGATGAGCACATCGACTACACCATCCGCTTCCAGAACACGGGCAACGACACGGCCTTCACCGTGGTGGTCACGGACACCATCAGCGAGCTGCACGACATGGCCACGCTGGAAGTGCTCGGCGCCTCGCACGCCTACGTGCCCAGCATCGTGGGCGGCAACGTGCTGAAGTTCACCTTCAACAACATCCTGCTGGTGGACAGCACCACCAACGAGCCGCTCAGCCACGGCTTCGTGCGCTTCCGCCTGAAGCCCACCGCCACCACGCAGAGCACGGCGCTGCTCACCATCGCGAACAACGCCGACATCTTCTTCGACTTCAACCCGCCCGTGCGCACCAACACCACCGAGCTGCTCACCGACTTCAGCGTGGGCATGGCCGAAGCCGATGCGAGCACCCTGCTGGTGTACCCCGTGCCCGTGCGCGATGCACTGAACGTGCGCCTGGCCAACGCCACCGTGCAGCGTTTGCAGGTACTGGGCACCGATGGCCGCGTGCTGCACCAGCGCAGCGGCACCAGCACCCTCGACGTGTCGCAGCTGGCAGCGGGCACCTACGTGCTGCGCGTGTTCGCCACCGATGGCAGCGAGCACCGGGCAAGGTTCGTGAAGCAATAG
- a CDS encoding molybdopterin molybdotransferase MoeA, with product MISVEEARRIMMEHVPVLPSLFLFPDEVSGYYLADDVVAPFDHPLFDMSAVDGYAVRGEHPWSVVGEVAAGDVFNDVLGDGECVRIFTGGQVPTSATTVVMQERCARDGNTVTYTGAPIVPGANIRRQAESIRSGELLLTAGTLLNPAAIGAMTSVGVHQVEVRQKPLVSILRTGGEFIDAEGVKPGRIFSSNDRMLAAALDEQGMLEEQSLFTSGDALNELVPMIRAAFENTDVLITTGGASVGEHDLVRTALERSGATIHFHGVAQKPGKPMLFATLGNKPVFALPGNPRAVLVLFHAYVLPFLRKMQGAHDPWPRTEQLPVSHALNVKGDRAEFRAAHVRNGRVTLLTDEGSHMLRSLIEADALAYLPPTQRTWNEGDPVEIHYLTR from the coding sequence ATGATCAGCGTGGAGGAAGCCCGCCGCATCATGATGGAGCATGTGCCCGTGCTGCCTTCACTGTTCCTATTTCCCGATGAAGTGAGCGGCTACTATCTCGCTGACGATGTTGTGGCCCCGTTCGACCATCCGCTCTTCGACATGAGCGCCGTGGACGGCTACGCGGTGCGTGGCGAACATCCATGGAGCGTCGTTGGCGAGGTAGCAGCTGGTGACGTTTTCAATGATGTGCTCGGTGATGGTGAGTGCGTGCGCATCTTCACCGGAGGACAGGTGCCTACAAGCGCGACCACAGTGGTGATGCAGGAGCGGTGCGCCCGCGATGGCAACACCGTGACATACACCGGCGCGCCTATCGTTCCGGGCGCGAACATCCGGCGCCAAGCCGAGAGCATCCGCTCAGGTGAACTATTGCTGACGGCCGGCACCTTGCTGAACCCGGCCGCCATCGGAGCGATGACATCGGTTGGCGTGCATCAGGTGGAAGTGCGCCAGAAACCGCTGGTGAGCATCCTGCGCACGGGCGGCGAGTTCATCGATGCTGAAGGCGTGAAGCCCGGTCGCATCTTCAGCAGCAACGATCGGATGCTGGCCGCTGCATTGGATGAACAAGGCATGCTGGAAGAGCAGAGCCTCTTCACCTCCGGCGACGCCCTCAACGAACTGGTGCCGATGATCCGAGCCGCCTTCGAAAACACCGATGTGCTCATCACAACAGGCGGCGCTTCCGTCGGTGAGCACGATCTGGTGCGCACCGCACTGGAACGTTCCGGTGCCACCATCCATTTCCATGGGGTAGCACAGAAACCCGGCAAACCCATGCTGTTCGCAACGTTGGGCAACAAGCCCGTGTTCGCGTTGCCCGGGAACCCGCGGGCCGTGCTCGTTCTCTTCCACGCGTATGTGCTGCCCTTCCTGCGCAAAATGCAGGGCGCGCACGATCCGTGGCCCCGCACCGAGCAACTACCCGTGTCGCACGCGCTCAACGTGAAAGGCGACCGCGCCGAGTTCCGCGCCGCCCACGTGCGCAATGGCCGTGTTACGCTGCTCACGGACGAGGGCTCGCACATGCTGCGCTCCCTCATTGAGGCCGACGCGCTCGCCTACCTGCCCCCCACGCAGCGCACCTGGAACGAGGGTGATCCCGTGGAGATCCACTACCTCACACGATGA
- the fdhD gene encoding formate dehydrogenase accessory sulfurtransferase FdhD, with the protein MPVAPVSIQRHDGPELYATDDILVTEEPLEIRLGHGPLDARQEFRLSVTMRTPGHDAELALGFLITEGIVADAAQVVRIVPCENVKDEERGNVLRAELHPDVEVDPERWQRNVYTTSSCGVCGKTSIEAVHAQCARPLGAPPALAPALITALPERMRAAQTLFKHTGGIHAAALFNEQGELLILREDVGRHNAVDKVIGCRVTTALDMTTTQILLVSGRAGFELVQKCVVAGIPAMAAVGAPSSLAVQLARDSGLLLIGFLRGERFNVYAGQLA; encoded by the coding sequence ATGCCCGTAGCGCCCGTGAGCATCCAACGGCACGACGGACCTGAGCTGTACGCCACGGACGACATCCTCGTTACCGAAGAGCCGCTGGAGATCCGGCTGGGCCATGGTCCGCTGGATGCACGGCAGGAGTTCCGCCTCAGTGTTACCATGCGCACGCCGGGGCACGACGCGGAACTGGCGCTCGGCTTCCTCATCACGGAAGGCATCGTAGCGGACGCCGCCCAAGTGGTGCGCATCGTGCCGTGCGAGAACGTGAAGGATGAGGAACGCGGCAACGTGCTGCGCGCCGAACTGCACCCCGATGTGGAGGTGGACCCCGAACGCTGGCAGCGCAACGTGTACACCACCAGCAGCTGCGGCGTGTGCGGCAAGACGAGCATCGAAGCAGTGCATGCCCAATGCGCACGACCGCTCGGGGCGCCCCCCGCGCTGGCACCAGCGTTGATCACGGCTTTGCCGGAGCGGATGCGCGCGGCGCAGACCCTCTTCAAGCACACCGGTGGCATCCACGCGGCGGCGCTGTTCAACGAGCAGGGCGAGCTGCTGATCCTGCGCGAGGACGTGGGCCGGCACAACGCCGTGGACAAGGTGATCGGTTGCCGTGTCACGACTGCGCTCGATATGACAACCACACAGATCCTCCTTGTCAGCGGCCGCGCCGGTTTCGAGCTGGTGCAGAAGTGCGTGGTGGCGGGCATACCGGCCATGGCGGCCGTGGGCGCACCAAGCTCGTTGGCGGTGCAGCTGGCGCGTGACAGCGGTCTGCTGCTGATCGGTTTCCTTCGCGGCGAGCGCTTCAACGTTTACGCCGGGCAGCTCGCATGA
- a CDS encoding DNA-3-methyladenine glycosylase I — translation MKDLVRCGWCLKDDIYMHYHDTVWGFPEKDDRKLFAKLCLDGAQAGLSWYTILIRTEGYAKAFDNWDAEKIARYTPKKVDKLLLDPGIIRNRQKVESVVKNAKAYLKIMESGKGSFRDFLWKHVDHTTIVNQWTAMGQVPARTPISDAMSKDLQKAGFSFVGSTIVYAFMQACGMVDDHLVACWRRQ, via the coding sequence ATGAAGGACCTCGTGCGCTGCGGCTGGTGCCTGAAGGACGACATCTACATGCACTACCATGATACCGTATGGGGCTTCCCAGAAAAGGACGATCGCAAGCTGTTCGCGAAGCTGTGCCTCGACGGCGCGCAAGCGGGCCTCAGCTGGTACACCATCCTCATCCGCACCGAGGGCTATGCGAAGGCGTTCGACAACTGGGACGCGGAGAAGATCGCGCGGTACACGCCGAAGAAGGTCGACAAGCTGCTGCTGGACCCGGGCATCATCCGCAACCGGCAGAAAGTGGAGAGCGTGGTCAAGAATGCGAAGGCCTATCTGAAGATCATGGAAAGCGGCAAGGGCTCGTTCCGCGACTTCCTCTGGAAACACGTGGACCACACGACGATCGTGAACCAGTGGACGGCCATGGGGCAAGTACCCGCGCGCACTCCGATCAGCGATGCGATGAGCAAGGACCTCCAAAAGGCCGGTTTCAGCTTTGTGGGCAGCACCATCGTTTACGCCTTCATGCAAGCGTGCGGCATGGTGGACGACCACCTGGTGGCGTGCTGGCGACGCCAGTGA
- a CDS encoding DUF2007 domain-containing protein, whose product MSDTHDTAELKAKERWVVVASFLHAHEAALAQAMVQNEGVECTQKDEFMVAAQPLYANAIGGIKLLVKDTDAEVARAALIESGYLSEGVEETDFLDVLRALLPVTRAGGRRTFSLSPAQRKRLVFIVVAVLVVAFVLLM is encoded by the coding sequence ATGAGCGACACACACGATACTGCGGAGCTGAAGGCCAAGGAGCGCTGGGTGGTGGTGGCTTCCTTCCTGCACGCGCACGAGGCCGCGCTGGCGCAGGCCATGGTGCAGAACGAAGGCGTGGAGTGCACACAGAAGGACGAGTTCATGGTAGCGGCGCAACCGTTGTACGCCAATGCCATCGGCGGCATCAAGCTGTTGGTGAAGGACACGGATGCCGAGGTGGCCAGGGCGGCCCTCATCGAAAGCGGCTACCTGTCCGAAGGCGTTGAAGAGACCGACTTCCTGGACGTGCTGCGTGCGCTGCTGCCGGTGACCCGCGCGGGTGGCCGGCGCACCTTTTCGCTCTCGCCGGCCCAGCGGAAGCGGCTGGTCTTCATTGTTGTCGCTGTCCTCGTGGTAGCCTTCGTGCTGCTCATGTGA
- a CDS encoding response regulator transcription factor, protein MNRPIRVSIVEDDSTIRETLSALFGFEDGMDLFTVHSTAEDALLRINDHCPDVMVMDINLPGASGIDCVRNMSQRCRSAQFLMYTVHDDDHRVFEALKAGANGYILKSSTPDEIIAAVRELHAGGSPMSAHVARRVVQHLRPLGATSSVADAELSLREKQVLELLAEGLLYKEISDRLGITVGTIKQHIHRIYGKMHVQNRTEAVNRFFGR, encoded by the coding sequence ATGAACAGGCCTATCCGTGTGAGCATCGTGGAGGACGACTCCACCATCCGGGAAACCCTTTCCGCATTGTTCGGTTTCGAGGATGGCATGGACCTCTTCACCGTGCACAGCACCGCCGAGGATGCCTTGCTGAGGATCAATGACCACTGCCCGGATGTGATGGTCATGGACATCAACCTGCCGGGGGCGAGCGGCATCGACTGCGTGCGCAACATGAGCCAACGCTGCCGCAGCGCGCAGTTCCTCATGTACACCGTGCACGACGACGACCACCGCGTGTTCGAAGCGCTGAAGGCGGGCGCCAATGGATACATCCTCAAGAGCTCCACCCCCGACGAGATCATTGCCGCCGTAAGGGAGCTGCATGCCGGTGGAAGTCCGATGAGCGCGCATGTGGCCCGGCGCGTGGTGCAGCACCTAAGGCCCTTGGGCGCCACTTCGTCCGTTGCCGATGCCGAGCTCAGCCTGCGCGAAAAGCAAGTGCTGGAACTCCTCGCCGAAGGCCTCCTCTACAAGGAGATCAGCGATCGCCTCGGGATCACGGTGGGCACCATCAAGCAGCACATCCACCGCATCTACGGGAAGATGCACGTGCAGAACCGCACCGAGGCCGTGAACCGGTTCTTCGGGCGGTGA